One part of the Glycine max cultivar Williams 82 chromosome 14, Glycine_max_v4.0, whole genome shotgun sequence genome encodes these proteins:
- the LOC100527200 gene encoding uncharacterized protein LOC100527200 precursor: MKKVSGFFVLLLVVGATLSFLNFLSPTCASWFSDLIATNCGDKATLIAVSRKLKESDSSTIKSRSNNKGDIGQVTLNDYNPIDPVPSSSKASINPGPIEHGTPLNPYIIPKPSPPNHPKPGDSN; the protein is encoded by the exons ATGAAGAAGGTTTCTGGCTTCTTTGTTTTGCTCTTGGTAGTTGGAGCAACTCTGTCGTTCCTTAACTTCTTAAGTCCCACTTGTGCCTCATGGTTTTCTG ATTTGATTGCTACCAACTGTGGTGATAAAGCTACACTGATTGCAGTAAGCAGGAAACTTAAG GAAAGTGACAGTAGTACTATTAAAAGCAGATCTAACAATAAGGGTGATATAGGTCAGGTGACTCTGAATGATTACAATCCCATTGATCCAGTGCCAAGTTCATCAAAGGCGTCTATTAATCCAGGACCTATTGAGCATGGAACCCCTCTTAATCCATATATTATCCCAAAACCTTCACCCCCTAATCATCCTAAGCCTGGAGATTCTAACTAA
- the LOC100795915 gene encoding QWRF motif-containing protein 2 produces MVAAISTAINPKRALTPTPRRTPLLPSESDNALAPPRRPKAREVTSRYMSSSSSSSSSVSSPPRRCQSPLVVTRTLNSAKPKQTPTPTPTPTPFAKRSQSVERRRQATPRPNGTEAPAAQKMLFTSTRSLSVSFQGESFPIQVRTTKPPSSHSLRKSTPERRKVSTTPTPVRNGNSDHTENARSLDRHRWPAKSQPPRECADSAARKQTDAPASVARSLQNVMADFRGSHDATTQRSESYKTSGSEFQHEADPVASDTESVTSGSSSGEGIRGSRGLVVPARFWQEHHNNRLRRQTETPSSRNGVIGNKGTVNTPIPSSRLLVQKKTALDCPVSSPRGVLNSRALQGSPIRSAVRPASPSKLATTPSSVWSPSRGVSPSRAQNGVVGGVSSSRFGASEPSVLSFAVDVSRGKVAENRIFDAHLLRLFHNRLLQWRFVNARADAALSAQTLNAEKSLYDAWVAMSNLRESVRAKRAEFQLLKQQFKLISILKDQMVCLEDWATLDPVYSSSLSGATEALRASTLRLPVVGGAKTDLVNLKDAISSAMDVMQAMASSICLLSPKVGQLNSLVVEVANLTAKERVLLEECKDLLSVITTMQVRECSLRTHVAQLKCQP; encoded by the exons ATGGTGGCTGCAATTTCTACGGCGATAAACCCCAAGCGAGCGCTGACGCCAACTCCAAGAAGAACACCTTTGTTACCTTCTGAATCGGACAATGCACTCGCTCCACCACGCAGGCCCAAAGCACGAGAAGTTACTTCTCGCTACATgtcttcttcttcgtcttcgtcttcctccgttTCGTCTCCTCCGAGACGATGCCAGTCGCCGCTGGTGGTGACGAGGACGCTGAATTCTGCAAAACCGAAGCAAACGCCGACTCCGACTCCGACTCCGACGCCGTTTGCGAAGCGGTCTCAGTCGGTGGAGCGCCGGCGACAGGCTACTCCACGACCTAACGGAACGGAAGCTCCGGCTGCTCAGAAAATGCTCTTCACTTCCACCAGGAGCTTGTCCGTCTCGTTCCAGGGCGAATCGTTCCCGATCCAGGTCAGAACGACGAAACCGCCGTCGTCGCATAGTTTACGGAAGAGCACGCCGGAGAGAAGGAAGGTTTCAACGACGCCAACGCCGGTGAGAAACGGCAATTCGGATCACACCGAGAACGCCAGGTCACTAGATCGGCACCGGTGGCCGGCAAAATCTCAACCGCCGCGAGAATGTGCTGATTCCGCTGCGAGAAAACAAACTGACGCGCCGGCGAGCGTGGCTAGGTCGTTGCAGAATGTCATGGCGGACTTTCGAGGTTCTCACGACGCGACGACGCAGAGATCGGAGAGCTACAAAACTAGCGGATCTGAGTTTCAGCACGAGGCTGATCCTGTTGCTTCTGATACCGAAAGCGTAACCTCTGGAAGTTCCTCTGGAGAAGGAATTCGAGGTTCTCGGGGACTCGTGGTGCCGGCGAGGTTCTGGCAAGAGCATCATAATAACCGTTTGCGGCGCCAAACGGAAACTCCGTCTTCTAGAAACGGCGTAATTGGAAACAAAGGAACGGTTAATACTCCTATTCCTAGTTCTAGACTTCTGGTGCAGAAGAAAACGGCGTTGGATTGTCCTGTTTCGTCGCCACGTGGAGTTCTGAATAGCCGTGCTCTTCAAGGTTCTCCGATTCGTTCCGCGGTACGTCCGGCGTCTCCAAGTAAGCTAGCGACGACGCCGTCGTCGGTGTGGTCTCCTTCGAGAGGAGTGAGTCCGTCACGAGCGCAAAACGGCGTCGTTGGTGGCGTGAGTAGTAGTAGGTTCGGTGCTAGTGAACCTTCTGTTTTGAGTTTCGCTGTTGATGTTTCGAGGGGGAAGGTAGCGGAGAACCGGATTTTTGATGCGCATTTATTGAGACTCTTCCATAACAGGCTTCTTCAGTGGCGTTTTGTTAACGCCAGAGCTGATGCTGCTCTCTCTGCGCAGACATTGAATGCGGAG AAAAGCCTCTATGATGCATGGGTTGCTATGTCCAATCTACGAGAATCTGTTAGAGCCAAAAGAGCAGAGTTTCAGTTGCTGAAGCAACAGTTCAAGTTAATATCCATCCTGAAGGATCAA ATGGTGTGTTTGGAAGATTGGGCTACTTTGGATCCGGTTTACTCTAGTTCACTTTCAGGAGCTACTGAAGCCCTAAGGGCTAGCACTCTTCGTCTTCCTGTAGTTGGTGGGGCCAAG ACAGATTTGGTAAATTTGAAGGACGCAATTAGTTCAGCAATGGATGTGATGCAGGCAATGGCGTCCTCCATATGCCTATTGTCGCCAAAg GTTGGGCAATTAAATTCGCTGGTTGTTGAAGTTGCCAACTTAACTGCGAAGGAGCGTGTTTTGCTTGAAGAGTGCAAAGACCTTTTGTCAGTGATTACAACCATGCAG GTTAGAGAGTGTAGCCTGAGAACGCATGTTGCTCAACTGAAATGCCAACCGTGA
- the LOC100796966 gene encoding LOB domain-containing protein 39 isoform X2, translated as MSCNGCRVLRKGCSDTCPLRSCLQWIESSESQRHATLFLAKFFGRSDLMSFISSVPETKRPGCGRTVNPVNGAVGLLWSGNWHVCQAAVQTVLSGGVLRPLAETFTGDSDDTRYHLRPLTLMHDVREMNDNSSLMNRVNRPQESEMASYDGHKKNQILNLFM; from the exons ATGAGCTGCAACGGTTGCCGTGTGCTCCGGAAGGGGTGCAGCGACACATGCCCTCTGAGGTCGTGCCTGCAGTGGATCGAATCTTCGGAGTCACAACGACACGCCACTCTCTTCCTCGCTAAGTTCTTTGGCCGTAGCGACCTAATGTCCTTCATTTCCTCCGTCCCCGAAACCAAAAGGCCTG GGTGCGGGCGAACGGTAAATCCGGTGAACGGAGCCGTGGGACTTCTGTGGAGCGGAAACTGGCACGTGTGCCAGGCCGCTGTCCAGACGGTGCTCTCCGGAGGCGTTCTTCGCCCGTTGGCGGAGACATTCACCGGAGATTCCGATGACACGCGCTATCATTTACGGCCATTAACACTCATGCATGACGTGAGAGAGATGAATGACAACTCAAGTTTGATGAATAGAGTCAATAGACCACAAGAATCGGAGATGGCAAGTTACGACGGCCACAAGAAAAATCAgattttaaatttgttcatGTAA
- the LOC100796966 gene encoding LOB domain-containing protein 39 isoform X1, translating to MSCNGCRVLRKGCSDTCPLRSCLQWIESSESQRHATLFLAKFFGRSDLMSFISSVPETKRPALFQSLLFEGCGRTVNPVNGAVGLLWSGNWHVCQAAVQTVLSGGVLRPLAETFTGDSDDTRYHLRPLTLMHDVREMNDNSSLMNRVNRPQESEMASYDGHKKNQILNLFM from the exons ATGAGCTGCAACGGTTGCCGTGTGCTCCGGAAGGGGTGCAGCGACACATGCCCTCTGAGGTCGTGCCTGCAGTGGATCGAATCTTCGGAGTCACAACGACACGCCACTCTCTTCCTCGCTAAGTTCTTTGGCCGTAGCGACCTAATGTCCTTCATTTCCTCCGTCCCCGAAACCAAAAGGCCTG CATTGTTTCAGTCTCTGCTATTTGAAGGGTGCGGGCGAACGGTAAATCCGGTGAACGGAGCCGTGGGACTTCTGTGGAGCGGAAACTGGCACGTGTGCCAGGCCGCTGTCCAGACGGTGCTCTCCGGAGGCGTTCTTCGCCCGTTGGCGGAGACATTCACCGGAGATTCCGATGACACGCGCTATCATTTACGGCCATTAACACTCATGCATGACGTGAGAGAGATGAATGACAACTCAAGTTTGATGAATAGAGTCAATAGACCACAAGAATCGGAGATGGCAAGTTACGACGGCCACAAGAAAAATCAgattttaaatttgttcatGTAA
- the STF-3 gene encoding zinc finger protein ZAT10-like: protein MALETLNSPTTTAPSFPFDDPTIPWAKRKRSKRCSRDHPSEEEYLALCLIMLARGGTTRRVSTPPPQPTPDPSTKLSYKCSVCNKSFPSYQALGGHKASHRKLAASGGEDQPTTTSSAASSANTASGGRTHECSICHKSFPTGQALGGHKRCHYEGNSNGNNNNSNSSVTAASEGVGSTHTVSHGHHRDFDLNIPAFPDFSTKVGEDEVESPHPVMKKPRPFVIPKIEIPQYQ, encoded by the coding sequence ATGGCTTTGGAAACTCTCAACTCACCAACAACAACCGCCCCATCTTTCCCCTTCGACGACCCAACTATTCCATGGGCCAAAAGAAAACGTTCAAAGCGTTGTTCACGCGACCACCCTTCGGAGGAAGAGTACCTCGCTCTCTGCCTCATCATGCTCGCTCGCGGCGGCACCACCCGCCGCGTCAGCACTCCACCGCCGCAACCGACTCCAGATCCTTCCACCAAGCTCAGTTACAAATGCTCCGTTTGCAACAAAAGCTTCCCCTCTTACCAAGCGCTCGGTGGACACAAGGCCAGTCACCGGAAACTCGCTGCCTCCGGCGGCGAAGACCAAcccaccaccacctcctccgCCGCCAGCTCCGCCAACACCGCCTCCGGAGGTAGGACCCACGAGTGCTCCATCTGCCACAAGTCCTTCCCCACCGGACAGGCCCTCGGCGGACACAAACGTTGTCACTACGAAGGTAACAGTAATGGAAATAACAACAACAGTAACAGCTCTGTCACCGCCGCCTCGGAAGGCGTGGGGTCCACCCACACCGTGAGTCACGGCCACCACCGAGACTTCGATCTCAACATCCCGGCTTTTCCGGATTTTTCGACCAAGGTCGGAGAAGACGAGGTTGAGAGCCCTCACCCTGTCATGAAGAAGCCTCGCCCCTTCGTCATTCCCAAGATCGAAATCCCTCAATATCAATGA